The genomic segment CTTCATTACCTCGCATCTAGTTGCAAAATGCGCGTCGATTTTACCCCGCCGTCGGTGGAGGAGTTATTAATACTCCTAACGCCCCCCGTTTCCGGGAGAGGGGGCGGTTTAGGGGACGTCCGCATTTTTAACAGTACTAGGCGTCATGTGCGAGGGGGTGGGATTTTTAGTTTCATAACTGGACTGGCGAAGCGAGCGGCACCATTCTTGATGAGAACCTTGGCCCCTGCTGCATTGAGTATGGGCCAGGATGTCGTGCAAGACATAAACAGTGGCGAACGCACATTGAAACAGTCGCTCAAACACAGAGGCCTAGAAACATTAAAACATGTTGGGAAGCAAATTGCGGGTGGGCGGgtcgttaagaaaaaaaaaaaaaggaacagaaggattaagacaaaaaaaaacaaaaaacaaagcaAAACAAGAAATTTGTTCAGGAAAATCGACGGAGGGAAATATAATGACGTGTTTGCTTAAAAATTGAATCACTCTCGAAACAACTATTGACAAGATAGCATGGCGGGGCTACAAGTACCACTGGGGAATTATGCCGCTGCGATAACTGACGCCTTTCCCAAGCCGTTCTCCGCTAGGATGGTAGAGGCCACTATAGCCTCGCGTCAAACTATTGATGTTTTGCCAGTAAATACTGGGGGCAATAAATTTAGAGATGCGTATCTTGAATTTAACATTAAAGGCGTGAATGGCCACTTTCTAGATATGTCGTCATTGGCTTTGGAACTATCGCTAGCAGTAACGGGCGAAGATGGAGCTAGTGCGATAGGGGATGCAGAAAATGTAACAATTAGTAATGGTCTATCACAGACTTTATTCAAATCTATAGTAGTGTATTTCAATGAGACTGTGGTCGAAACTAACTCTCTATTCTCATACTGGAGTTATATAAAGCTGCTGACTACTATTTCGGGGTGCGAAGCTGAGAGATATCGGAAACTAGCGCATTTCTTTAAAGGTAATGACCCCAGCAGATTTTCCAACGACTATTTTGCTGCAATGACTGAGGAAAGGGAGCAGCAAATGACTGAGATGAAAACTATGGGTGTGCACACATGCTTTAAATTATTGGCGGATGTTACTACAATTAGCGAATACGTTCTGGATAATGTGGATGTGCGCATTCGCCTAGAACTAAACCCGGATAAATGGATTATTCATAGCGAAAGGGATAATGCAAACTTTAAATACCATATTAAGATGGCGAGGTTGTGGATAGATCGCATAATGCCATACCCGGCCGGCTTAACGGCCATTAATAAGGCATTGATACAAAATAACACCCCGATAACATATACGTTTAACAAAACCCTATTAAAGACTCATATACTGGGCACAGGACAGCGGACAATTACAATGGATCAGCCCTGGGGAACTGTAGTTCCTGAGCGTTTATACATGATTATCGTAGATATGGAGGCAATGTCAGGAGGCTATACCCAGAACCCATTATATTTTGAGAATTGTCAGCTCACGAGTGTATTTATAACTCTGAATAGCACTACTTTATTTAATATTGCTTGCGCTTTTCCACACAACTGCGCAAAATTATATTATACGACGCTACAAGCTTTAGGTTTCGATAATGCCCATACGCTATCCTATGATGCATTTGTTAACGGTGGCACTATACTGGCTTTCAATTTACAGCCCGAAACTATAAAGGACGCAATGCCCCTGGAAGTGTCTGGTAACCTGAGAATTAGTCTAGAATTTAAAATGCCTGTGGTGGGAAATAAAGTCATTTTGCTTTATGGCGGCACCACTGGCATCCTGAAAATTAATGCGGAACGTAGAATAGTTTGTGATACGAGAGCGTAAAAAGCTATGAATTGTCTTGAAATTAACGAAGCGCTGAATGGGGTGTTGGGTCGGGAGGTGCAATATCTGGGATGTTATCTCGCCAATGATgcaagaaaaattttgaaaaagatcTATAACCATCCTGTGGTATTTATAATTAATACACTAGATGCAGAATCTGCAGATACAATGGGTCATTGGGTTACATTTTGTATAGCCAAAGCAATGACTAAGACAGAAATTGTCATTCTTGATAGTTTTGGAAACCCGAGAATTGAAACGTATTCGAAATATTTTAAGGTTATATTGAATAGCTTTGAAAAATATGATTTGCACATATTCAATGACAGAATACAGCAGTTGGAAACTTATTTCTGCGGGAACTATGCCTTATACTTCACCTACTATTTATCCCATCTAGGGGTGGGAAAAGCGCTTCGGAAATTTGCGCAGGATTTTAAATATGAACAACACAGCAAAAATGATGCTTTGGTTGTGAAATTTACGTATGATAACCTGAATATGCCACTCTGTCAAACAACATTTTGCCTGGGAGATGATTCCCAGGATGCGTGCTATAACCTGTGTGAGCAGGTGACCTAGCTTGCCTGAGGGGATGGGGTGTggcggggggtgagggagggggtagaggtttTAGGGGTATATATAAGCCCATTGAGGCCCATTGACTTAACTTGTCCACCGACGAACGCCCTTGGTTCTGGTCATCATTAGAAGCCCACAAGCGAAGTTTTTTGAAAATGGAATTTGCCCGTGgtgagtttttattattattattattattattattttatttttttttttttattatttttatttttatttatttttttttaacataactCTGATATAGgtgagaacgtgtgtgtgtgtgtgtgtgtgtgtgtgtgtgtgtgtgtgtgtgtgtgtgtgtgtgtgtgtgtgtgtgtgtgtgtgtgtgtgtgtttttatgttTCTTGTTTGTGAATATAAAAttttattaatgtttttttttttttttttttttttttttttttgcagaattgTTAAACGGTTGCTCAAAAATTGAGGTAACTGGTGGGATCAATTTCAACTTTGGGACTGCTCTCATCCTGCCAGCTGGGGTGACGCCCCATGATGTAGCGGATATATTGaagagtagtggtggtgccaaTGTTCTGCCGATGTGTCAAGCCCCCAAAACTTCATCAACTTCGCCTACGACCTCGCCTGAGACTACGGAGATGCCAGGGCCAGTGCCAGATGTCGTTGTGGCCACTATGCACCCCAAGCCGACGGTGCCCATGCCCCCGCCTGAGACGCGGCCGGTGCCAGAGCCCCGCCCCGCGGCCCGCCTTGTTGTTGACTCTATGGATTCACGGGTGCCGACCCAGGCGGGGCCAGGACCATTCCCAATaacggcaacaacaacaacaaaagagcCCATAGCTAAGAAGGCGAAGAGTGGAGAGATGGCTCTGAAAacgaaggcaacaacaacaacaacaacaacagagcccaTAGCTAAGAAGGCGAAGAGTGGAGAGATGGCTCTGAAAacgaaggcaacaacaacaacaacaacaacagagcccaTAGCTAAGAAGGCGAAGAGTGGAGAGATGGCTCTGAAAacgaaggcaacaacaacaacaacaacagagtccaAAGCTAAGAAGGCGGCGAAGAGTGGAGAGATGGCTCTAAAAACGAAAGCTTCGACAGCGCCTTTGATGAAGGACATTGCAAAGCCAACAAGTCGCCCTGTACAAGATTGTCAAATAACCTGGGAACAGCCTGCACAGGGGCCCGCACCGGGGCCTTGTCGGGCTAGGCTATCTACGCGAGGCCAACGCaagaggacgacgacgacgacaccaTATGATAAGAAGTCGAGCAACCGCGAGGCTTCCCCCCAACCATCCACCTCGGGATATGTGCCTCCAACAAGACGCCCTAACCCGCCTCCCCCAGCGACCCGCCAGCGGGAGGCCGTTACCCACATTAGCGAGAGTGAAGACGAGGAAGCCCGACAGACCCCCCAGAAATTAGCGACGGTGTGCCGCGTAACCCCTATGGCACCTAAGACACAAGAGCTGAACACGGGGGACATATTGTCTTCGCAGACCTTAAACGCCGCGGTGGAACTGTTTAGTGAAAATCAATCGTTAGCCATGGAAGAGTTGGGCCTGGCTACGATTGACATGTTTACTTCACAGTTCGAGCCGGTGGAGGGATTCGATGAAGAGGTCTCGGACCTCTTCGAGTGTGGCCAGAGAAAATTCTATGAGCCAGACTATGTAGAGCCCACTCCGACCATGGACTTGTTCACGCCGACCATGCACGAAGCAGCTTTATTGTCCTCGGGCGTCATGCGAAAACTTAATTAAATGAATGTATTGCAgtgtcatgtatatatatatatatatatatatatattgtagttatGTGTATTGTAGGTTTTTTATTTGTTCAATAAAAAAAAGAACTAACGATGAAAATAAATAATGTCTTTAATTTACCGGTGGGGGGAATATCTATAatactgaatgaatgaatgaattatgtcttttctgatgtttgctctttcctatgaaaaaacaaaaacaaaacaaatatttgataatgttctttcctctaaaattaaaacataaatacttgtttctatatgtttggatgaaaaaaaaaacatgaaataatAATACGTTGTTGTTTCCCAGATCTgaataataagcaaactcccgatCTTAATAATTAAACTATCCAGTGTTTGGAAATAAAAATGGAACTTGCATATATTTTTTTCTGTCAATTATCTGAGTTTCCCCATAGACGAAAACGGGACTCGACCGCCCGTGAAGATGTTTTCTGTGAAACGGAATATAGAGAAAATGGGGACAATAATCTGGAGTAAATGAAAAAATATAACTCGAGTCTttctcatttttattttttacctgattattgaaaccttaccaaatgtaaagacaaaaccctttatttcagatacacttctcagcaggaattaaaaaacccagatatattgtatttacataaaaaaaaacacgcacacgcacacatatactagcgccattaaatactccaaaaaacgtttatatgcctttcaccagtgcatttttttggtttccaactattgtacattcatcctcggtacctctcataagtagagaccccctccttgaggccctagactcatcttaaaagctcgagacgaatcgtgcaaaaaaacaggttaggatagggcaccagttcctcaggtacaccattggtggtggtccccccgggaccccaggggggaccaccaccccaccaccgccagccagccaggagcgcgctgactgtgccctaacctaaccacccaaataagaggaatggacgttctggcccaacagggtcaagtcggcatggaagtgcccaaccgtgtctgaaatttttttacctcaatctgtctccttattcactactatGTAACAgcaccataagtgcaattatataCTGTGTATGACAGTAAGGATATATACTTATTACATTTATAAGTGCAATTATATACTGTGTTtgacagtaaggaaatgtacttattacacttagtattaaatcgtactgtcaattcggaggatgagttgcataaaaatataaaatgtatGCCAAAATATAGTTCAACATTGTAAataacaagtaaactttaacacacacacacacacacacacacacacacacacacacacacacacacacacacacacacacacacacacacacacacacacacacacacacaaagtaatgaaacaaggcagtggaaacaggaggccagacaggacagaggatacagaataggagatgaagtacttaatgaaacagacagagagaaagatctaggagttgatatcacaccaaacctgtctcctgaagcccacataaaaagaataacgtctgcggcatatgcgaggctggctaacatcagaacagcgttcaggaacctgtgtaaggaatcattcagaatcttgtataccacatatgtaagaccaatcctggagtatgcggccccagcatggaacccgcacCACCCGCATAGGTGAGCACATGATGAAGCTAGAAAAAGttctgaggtatgccactaggctagtcccagaattaagaggcatgagttacgaggaaaggctgcgggaaatgcacctcacgacatttgagtaaggggagacatgattactacctacaaaatcctcagaggaattgacagggtagataaggataaactgtttaacacgggtggtacgtgaacaaagggacacaggtggaaactgggtacccaaatgagccacagggaagttagaaagaactttttccagtgtcagagtagttaacagatggaatgcattaggcagtgatgtggtggagcctgactccatacacagtttcaagtgtagatacgatagagcccagtaggctcaggaatctgtacaccagttgattgacagttgagaggcgggaccaaagagccagagctcaacccccgcaagtacaactaggtgagtacacacacaacaagACGGGGACACATGAGAGGTACTAAAAGAAAGCTTCCATTAAGTGTTGAAACCAGAGCCTGACCGTCTCCCAAGGGTGCAGGATTTGACACCCTTGGTTGAGACGCTAGCAGCATGGAAGTGACTGGAGATGAGGTCAAGTAGTGGCTCGAGTACCACCTAGATGATCTCGAGTACCACCTAGATGATCTCGAGTACCACCTAGATGATCTCGAGTACCACCTAGATAAGTGACGAAAACCAATAAGTGACGAAAATGGATCTTTCCTACCAATATTTATCGAATTTACAAGAGAAGTTCTGAATGCCCCAGGTGAACCCTGGCATACTAAGGGTCTGATAAATGGATGCTCGACCTTAATTGAAGTAAATGCCAGGTTATGAGATTTGGATCGGGAAAGAGCAGGCCAGGGAAAGAAGGCACACGGTGATGGGACTGTAAATGCTTGCCACAACACGAAACAAAATTAAGAGTAGACATAACTCCAAGCTTTTCATCAATGATTCACATTAACAGGAAAACATCAGCGGTGAATGCAAAGCTGACGAATATTTGGAGCATTCAGCCTCCTGTGGCTCTCAAAACAATATACATTGCCTAGCGTTGATCGGTACTATAACACGTAGTCCCAGTGAGGAATCTTGACCTGATAGAGTGCGAGGCGAGAGCAGAGAAAGTAGTCTATATAAAGGTTTGCTACACAACTGATCCTTGCACAAGGACGGCTGAGCTACGAGGGAAGGATGAGACAACCAGACCTCATCTCGCaggaaaacagagaagcaaatcaAAGACCTGTGACATTCACAATGACCAGACCCGAAATATTTACATAAACATAAACAGGGCGAGATGCCCAGGGCTGCAGCAAGGAACTGACGTGAGCCTCAGGGCTGCAGGACAGCACCTCCTTGAAGGGGTAGTGAGGAAGGGGCATGGCATGAAGGGGGACGGAGGAGGCTACCTCCCTCCACAGCTTCAGGAGGAGGTGTAAGAGATCAGAGGGTCGGGAGCCACTACAATAGGTACAATAAAAACTGAGCTGGACCCAACTGGTGATGCTCGGCCTGTAAGCACATATAGGTGCATGCCACCAGTATAGGCACCTGCCTatattacaccagttgattgacagttgagaggcgggaccaaagaggcaaagctcaacccccgcaagcacaattaggtgagtacaagcccCAGGCTACGCCAGGGTGCACAGGCACCTGGTGGCCAGCGAGGTAAACACACATCCTTCAGTCCTATATAGACACACGAGCGCCAGAGGAACCGTCCCCCTCCACCTACCAAGGGACATAACCCCTCCACACAGCTCCCCAGGGAAGCTAATTCCCTCCTTCAGCTCCCCATTgagcctcctcccctccccttgcTCTACCTCCTTCATGGGAGCCTACTCCCCACCTCCCCAGGGAGCCTAGCTTCCCCTCCGCCGGGCTCCTCATGGAGcctcccactccctccccccaTCTCCCAGGGGAGCCTCCTCCAACTCCCCAGGGAGCCTCCCCCACCCGCTCCCCAGGgagcctccccctccccaccctccgTGGCCTGCACACAattgctgccactcaccattagCGTCTAATAAACAAACATTTGCTGCTCCCTGCAGTCTCCAGCTCCAGACCCGCCCTCAACCTGTCATTATTTCTGAGCTGCAGGCGGCCTCACTCGCTCTctcttatctccccccccccgcccttgtGGAGCAGCTCCACCTGTGGAACATTTTGACCTGTGGAGCAGCTCCACCTGTGGAACATTTTGACCTGTGGAGCAGCTCCACCTGTGGAACATTTTGACCTGTGGAGCAGCTCCACCTGTGGAACATTTTGACCTGTGGAGCAGCTCCACCTGTGGAACATTTTGACCTGTGGAGCAGCTCCACCTGTGGAACATTTTGACCTGTGGAGCAGCTCCACCTGTGGAACATTTTGACCTGTGGAGCAGCTCCACCTGTGGAACATTTTGACCTGTGGAGCAGCTCCACCTGTGGAACATTTTGACCTGTGGAGCAGCTCCACCTGTGGAACATTTTGACCTGTGGAGCAGCTCCACCTGTGGAACATTTTGACCTGTGGAGCAGCTCCACCTGTGGAACATTTTGACCTGTGGAGCAGCTCCACCTGTGGAACATTTTGACCTGTGGAGCAGCTCCACCTGTGGAACATTTTGACCTGTGGAGCAGCTCCACCTGTGGAACATTTTGACCTGTGGAGCAGCTCCACCTGTGGAACATTTTGACCTGTGGAGCAGCTCCACCTGTGGAACATTTTGACCTGTGGAGCAGCTCCACCTGTGGAACATTTTGACCTGTGGAGCAGCTCCACCTGTGGAACATTTTGACCTGTGGAGCAGCTCCACCTGTGGAACATTTTGACCTGTGGAGCAGCTCCACCTGTGGAACATTTTGACCTGTGGAGCAGCTCCACCTGTGGAACATTTTGACCTGTGGAGCAGCTCCACCTGTGGAACATTTTGACCTGTGGAGCAGCTCCACCTGTGGAACATTTTGACCTGTGGAGCAGCTCCACCTGTGGAACATTTTGACCTGTGGAGCAGCTCCACCTGTGGAACATTTTGACCTGTGGAGCAGCTCCACCTGTGGAACATTTTGACCTGTGGAGCAGCTCCACCTGTGGAACATTTTGACCTGTGGAGCAGCTCCACCTGTGGAACATTTTGACCTGTGGAGCAGCTCCACCTGTGGAACATTTTGACCTGTGGAGCAGCTCCACCTGTGGAACATCTCCTCTAGTACGCCATGcatccttccctcctcctcagACAGCCAGCTTATCGCCGTCAGTATCAAAGCAGCTGACCATTCGTGCCGCGCGCGCCACCTCGGCTGTTAACGGAATAACCAACACTTGAGCACCAAGAGCGTCCCTGGCGCCCCGGGGTGACATACGGGGGACCACCGACACATCTCAGCCCTGGCTACTATCGCTGGAAGTTTAATCGAGGATAAAACAGTCCAACAGAGCAGACAAGACATGCACTGAAGCCCATGATGAGAAAATTATTGTTTCCCGGGATTTGACCTTCACGTCCACGTATATTTAGGTCGTTATTACCGTCCTTCATCATCGCGGGGGCCCCTCCCCCCtataccaccaccccacccccttccccacacccccacaaccatccccacacccccacaaccatccccacacccccacaaccatccccacacccccacaaccatccccacacccccacaaccgtccccacacccccacaaccatccccacacccccacaaccatccccacacccccacaaccatccccacacccccacaaccatcaccacacccccacaaccatccccacacccccacaaccatccccacacccccacaaccatccccacacccccacaaccatccccacacccccacaaccatccccacacccccaccccttccctcctAGATCGAGGTCGACTCGAAAACAAATCTTCTCTCGCTCTCCACATAGTTTTCACAGACAAGATCTTCCCATAGAAGCATCTCCAGGTCAAGTAACCCTAACATGTAGCCTACTCAGCTAACCACCAATCAGTTGTAAACGCCGCGTAAGTTATTAATACAGTTACCAAGGTGCAACATGAGCGAGGGTGCTCAGGTCATGGGTAACGAGAAGCATCAGTGCTATACCGGCACTCACGGGGTCTCGGTGGTACAGTCGGGTGCGTCCTCGACGCATAATCAAGGATTCCGCGTTCGAATCCCGGGCAAGAGAGAAATGGTTGTGAACATTTCCCTTTTAcctaatgcgtctgttcacctagccgtGAGTAGGTACTGAGGaggtagtcagcttgttgtggtgttgtatcctgggcggggtcagtaattcgacctggggggggggggggagggaacctcgatataagcctaacgtgaatGACCACACTCTGGctccctgtcccccgacacaatgaattattataatgaattataccgacggttctgtagacgaTGACGTACCGGATGTGCTTGTGATATATTAAACaaatcttctctctctcacacaacagtgaagcgcgtcaatgagttcgttatcttgaggttatcttgagatgatttcggggctcagcgttcCCCGccgcccggtccacgaccaggcctccttttttttacaccccccccccaggaagcagcccgtagcagttgtctaactcccaggtacctatttactgctaggtgatcaggtggatcagggtgacagaaattctgcttatttgtttccgcccccaccggggatcgaatccgttccggaacctcaggactacgaatacgaagcgctgtccactcagctgtcaggctcctcACTACAATGCAAACCCAACTTGTAGACACATACTTTGTCACTGAATATTTTGAAAGACAGTATATACAGTGACCCGCAGAGTGAGTCCCGGCAGTGGGCTTACCTAGCCCCCCTTCACCTAGCCACTCACCTAGCCACTCACCTAGCCCCCCTCACCTAGCCCCCTAACCTAGCCCCCCTCCACTACCCACCCTCACCTAGCCCCTCACCTAGCCactcacctaccccccccctcacctagcCCCTCTCCCCTACCTCCCCTCACCTAGGCCCTCACCTAGCCCCTCACCTAGCccctcacctacccccccccctcacctagcCCCTacgtcacaccaccagacaattagAAAACGGAAGTGGTTTACTTATAAATCTAATGATTAAAACTGTGCGAGGAAATTCATTAACACTTTACTAATCTCTCGAATTTATAGTACTTTTGTTTATTTCTAAACAATCAGAATATAGAGTCTtcaatatagacaaaaatattacATTTTTTCACTGACTCTGAAGTTGTGGATCAGGAGGCCTCAGCACCCCAGTCAACcaacccagcaccaccccagtCAACCAACCCAGCAACACACCAGTCAACCAACCCAGCAACACACCAGTCAACCAATCCAGCAACACACCAGTCAAC from the Procambarus clarkii isolate CNS0578487 chromosome 10, FALCON_Pclarkii_2.0, whole genome shotgun sequence genome contains:
- the LOC138363339 gene encoding salivary glue protein Sgs-3-like — protein: MCQAPKTSSTSPTTSPETTEMPGPVPDVVVATMHPKPTVPMPPPETRPVPEPRPAARLVVDSMDSRVPTQAGPGPFPITATTTTKEPIAKKAKSGEMALKTKATTTTTTTEPIAKKAKSGEMALKTKATTTTTTTEPIAKKAKSGEMALKTKATTTTTTESKAKKAAKSGEMALKTKASTAPLMKDIAKPTSRPVQDCQITWEQPAQGPAPGPCRARLSTRGQRKRTTTTTPYDKKSSNREASPQPSTSGYVPPTRRPNPPPPATRQREAVTHISESEDEEARQTPQKLATVCRVTPMAPKTQELNTGDILSSQTLNAAVELFSENQSLAMEELGLATIDMFTSQFEPVEGFDEEVSDLFECGQRKFYEPDYVEPTPTMDLFTPTMHEAALLSSGVMRKLN
- the LOC138363338 gene encoding uncharacterized protein; its protein translation is MVEATIASRQTIDVLPVNTGGNKFRDAYLEFNIKGVNGHFLDMSSLALELSLAVTGEDGASAIGDAENVTISNGLSQTLFKSIVVYFNETVVETNSLFSYWSYIKLLTTISGCEAERYRKLAHFFKGNDPSRFSNDYFAAMTEEREQQMTEMKTMGVHTCFKLLADVTTISEYVLDNVDVRIRLELNPDKWIIHSERDNANFKYHIKMARLWIDRIMPYPAGLTAINKALIQNNTPITYTFNKTLLKTHILGTGQRTITMDQPWGTVVPERLYMIIVDMEAMSGGYTQNPLYFENCQLTSVFITLNSTTLFNIACAFPHNCAKLYYTTLQALGFDNAHTLSYDAFVNGGTILAFNLQPETIKDAMPLEVSGNLRISLEFKMPVVGNKVILLYGGTTGILKINAERRIVCDTRA